The Mycolicibacterium neoaurum DNA segment CCTGGCCATCAACACCGATGCGCGGGACCTGATCACCGCCCGCAGCCGGATCCTGCACGCCATCCGGGAGACCTTGGTGGGCAAGGGTTTCCTCGAGGTGGAGACGCCCATCCTGCAGCAAATCCACGGCGGCGCGAACGCCCGCCCGTTCATCACCCACATCAATGCCTACGATCTGGACCTGTATCTGCGGATCGCGCCGGAGTTGTACCTCAAACGGTTGTGCGTCGGTGGTGTCGAGCGCGTCTTCGAGCTGGGCCGCGCTTTCCGTAACGAAGGGGTGGACTTCAGCCACAACCCCGAATTCACGCTGTTGGAGGCCTATCAGGCGCATGCCGACTACAACGTCTGGATGCACGGCTGCCGTGAACTGATCCAGAACGCCGCCCAAGCCGCCAACGGGTCCCAGGTGGTGATGCGCCCCGGCGCCGACGGCGCCCTGGAAGCGGTGGACATCTCCGGGGACTGGCCGGTCAAAACTGTCCACGGCGCGGTGTCGGAGGCCCTGGGCACCACCATCGACCCGGAGACCGACCTACAGACGCTGCGCCATCTGTGCGACGGCGCCGGGGTGCCCTACCTGACGCACTGGGACGCCGGCGCGGTGGTGCTGGAACTCTACGAACGACTGGTCGAAGGGCAGACCGAGCACCCGACCTTCTACAAGGATTTCCCGACCTCGGTGTCCCCGCTGACGCGGCCGCACCGCAGCATCCCCGGGGTGGCCGAACGGTGGGATCTGGTGGCCTGGGGGGTCGAGTTGGGCACCGCCTACAGCGAACTCACCGACCCGGTCGAACAGCGGCGCCGCCTGCAGGAGCAGTCGCTGTTGGCCGCCGGCGGAGATCCCGAGGCGATGGAACTCGACGAGGACTTCCTCCAGGCCCTCGAATACGCGATGCCGCCGACCGGCGGCCTCGGTGTGGGTGTCGACCGAGTGGTGATGCTGATCACTGGGCGCAGCATCCGAGAAACCTTGCCGTTCCCGCTGGCCAAGCCGCGCTGAGGGGTCACAGCCACTTCCCAGGGAAGCCCGTCAACATAGATGGCGTGACTCATCCGACGCTGATGTCGCTCACCCACGGTTCGGTGCCGACGACGATCCAGATCGTCACCGGCACCATCGTGTTGATCGCGCTCCGCAAGCAGCGCCCGCGCGTACTGATCGCCGCCGCCGCCGTCGGCCTCGCCGCGATCCTCGCGACCAACTGGTACATCAACAGCCAGGGCCTGGCCGACGAACCCGCGCCACCGGCGCTGTGGATCTGGGTGGGGACGACCGGATTCGCCTGCTGCGCACTGCTTGCCGGCTGGCGTGGCGCCCGGTTCCTGCGCCGGGCCGCGATGTTCAGTGCCGTCCCGCTCAGCGCCATCTGTGTGGCACTGGCCGTCAACGTCTGGACTGGCTACTTCCCCACCGTCGGTTCGGCGTGGGGCCAACTGACCGACGAACCGTTGCCCGACCAGACCGACCTGGCAACGCTCACCGCTTACCACATCGGACATTCCCTGCCGCCCAAGGGATCTCTGATCGCCGTCGACACCGGCAATGCGAACTCAGGTTTCAAACATCGGGGTGAGCTGGTCTATCTGCCGCCGGCCTGGTTCGCCTCGAATCCGCCGCCGCGGTTGCCCGCCGTGATGATGATCGGTGGCGAGCTGAACACGCCCGAGGACTGGGCACGCGCCGGCGCGGCGGTGCAGACGGCCGACAACTTCGCCGCCCAGCACCACGGGAACGCTCCGGTACTGGTGTTCGCCGATGTGGCAGGCGCGTTCAGCAATGACACCGAGTGTGTCAACGGTGTGCGCGGAAACGTCGCCGACCACCTCACCAAGGATGTTGTGCCGTTCGTGATCTCGAAGTTCGGGGTGAGCGCCGACCCGGCGAACTGGGGTGTCGCCGGGTTCTCGATGGGCGGCACCTGCGCGGTGAACCTCGTCACCATGCACCCCGATCACTTCTCCAGCTTCGTGGACATCGCCGGTGACCTCGCGCCGAACACCGGCAACCGGGAGCAGACCATCGATCGTCTCTTCGGCGGCAACGCCGCTGCCTATGACGAGTTCGACCCGGTCACCGTGATGACCCGGCACGGACAGTATTCGGGGGTATCCGGTTGGTTCGCGATCAACGGTGCGGGCGTCTCCCCACCTCCCCCGCAGGCCGCGGCCGCCAAGACCTTGTGCGACGTGGCCACCGCACACGG contains these protein-coding regions:
- a CDS encoding alpha/beta hydrolase gives rise to the protein MSLTHGSVPTTIQIVTGTIVLIALRKQRPRVLIAAAAVGLAAILATNWYINSQGLADEPAPPALWIWVGTTGFACCALLAGWRGARFLRRAAMFSAVPLSAICVALAVNVWTGYFPTVGSAWGQLTDEPLPDQTDLATLTAYHIGHSLPPKGSLIAVDTGNANSGFKHRGELVYLPPAWFASNPPPRLPAVMMIGGELNTPEDWARAGAAVQTADNFAAQHHGNAPVLVFADVAGAFSNDTECVNGVRGNVADHLTKDVVPFVISKFGVSADPANWGVAGFSMGGTCAVNLVTMHPDHFSSFVDIAGDLAPNTGNREQTIDRLFGGNAAAYDEFDPVTVMTRHGQYSGVSGWFAINGAGVSPPPPQAAAAKTLCDVATAHGIECGIVTRPGNHDWAYAGSALAEAMPWLAAKLHTPEVAPTAIPTGSPAPAAAPGGPAPAAPAAPAAPVPPPPPGPPAPLPAVPMHTAPAVPVVQPVANHRATQ